One Thermoplasmata archaeon DNA window includes the following coding sequences:
- the tuf gene encoding translation elongation factor EF-1 subunit alpha, which yields MAEKPHLNIVFIGHVDHGKSTTIGRLLLDTGHIQQYIIDKYKEEAAAKGKTTFEFAWVMDQLKEERERGLTIDVAHKPFHTDKYYFTIIDCPGHRDFIKNMITGTSQGDGAILVCSAAEGAQTQTREHIFLARTLGIPQLVVAINKMDAVDYKQEKYEETKTACVNLLKNVGYKTDTIAFVPISAYMGDNVAKRSDKMPWYKGPTLVEALNGFTVPEKPIGKPLRIPVQDVYTITGVGTVPVGRVETGVLKPNDKVIFMPSGKVGEVKSIEMHHQALQQAVPGDNIGFNVRGISKQDVKRGDVVGHVDNPPTVAKSFTARIMVLNHPSVITAGYTPVFHCHTAQVACTIEAILQKLDPKTGTVIEQNPTTIKTGDAAVIKVRPTKPMVVETAKDFPPLGKFAIRDMGITVAAGMVMEVEKK from the coding sequence TCCAACAATATATAATAGATAAATACAAGGAAGAGGCCGCCGCCAAGGGCAAGACCACCTTCGAGTTCGCTTGGGTGATGGACCAGCTGAAGGAGGAGAGGGAGAGGGGTCTCACAATCGACGTGGCGCACAAGCCCTTCCACACCGACAAGTACTACTTCACTATCATCGACTGCCCTGGACACAGGGACTTTATTAAGAACATGATAACGGGCACGAGCCAGGGCGATGGGGCGATTCTCGTGTGCTCGGCCGCCGAGGGCGCTCAGACGCAGACACGGGAGCACATATTCCTCGCCCGGACTCTGGGCATCCCCCAGCTCGTCGTGGCAATAAACAAAATGGACGCTGTGGACTACAAGCAGGAGAAGTATGAAGAGACGAAGACCGCCTGCGTGAACCTCCTGAAGAACGTGGGCTACAAGACCGATACGATTGCCTTCGTACCGATAAGCGCCTATATGGGGGACAATGTTGCGAAGAGATCGGACAAGATGCCGTGGTACAAGGGCCCGACACTCGTCGAGGCCTTGAACGGCTTCACGGTGCCGGAAAAGCCCATTGGCAAGCCACTGAGAATTCCCGTGCAGGATGTCTATACAATCACCGGCGTTGGAACGGTTCCCGTGGGCCGGGTGGAGACAGGCGTGCTCAAGCCCAATGACAAGGTCATCTTTATGCCATCGGGGAAGGTCGGCGAGGTGAAAAGCATCGAGATGCACCACCAGGCCCTCCAGCAGGCAGTTCCTGGCGACAACATAGGCTTCAATGTGAGGGGCATATCGAAGCAGGATGTGAAGAGGGGAGACGTTGTCGGCCACGTCGACAACCCGCCGACAGTGGCCAAGAGCTTCACGGCCCGTATCATGGTCCTCAACCACCCGAGCGTCATCACCGCCGGCTACACGCCCGTGTTCCACTGCCACACCGCGCAGGTTGCGTGCACAATCGAGGCCATCCTCCAGAAGCTCGACCCGAAGACTGGGACGGTCATCGAGCAGAACCCTACCACAATCAAAACTGGTGACGCCGCGGTCATTAAGGTCCGGCCGACGAAACCGATGGTCGTGGAGACCGCCAAGGACTTCCCACCTCTCGGCAAGTTCGCCATCAGGGACATGGGAATCACCGTGGCGGCGGGGATGGTCATGGAAGTGGAGAAGAAGTAG